From Paenibacillus sp. PK3_47, the proteins below share one genomic window:
- a CDS encoding O-antigen ligase family protein has protein sequence MLSGLLLLVWIGLYFNKFKLEDQRDLLAVVSLLLPVTYALSLFVAASHYMAMNLLFIQSMYVAIFIIALYLLKQKQLNVVIQNAVLAVAYFIVGFGLLNWLGGSRLAGSLVGWFSNTVRDGIYLDAVMTDSNGLRLTSIFQYANTYAAFLMAFLFVAVFALIRSKKWYGTLTHGFMLVPIIVSLLLTLSRGGLVMLPVVFILLLLFLKPAQQILWILHLAVSGIASLVVTSPLTNLGIELNAAFTSPAAIKGWTYLLGASLVVAGLGWVIQRFVAPWLHEKLGSWESLKLSGLWLPIGSTVLVGIVAFLLIGTGVRNILPANMATRLENINFQQHSVLERFTFYKDALKVVKDHPILGAGGGGWASLYEQYQNNPYTSRQAHNFFLQYLIEVGILGFIVFMSFIGYIFYKYIRGYIKREKDEFDNGFFYLIIALSILVHSLLDFNLSYAFMGILVFLGLAGMVAVMDSKPLQMKWNKSAFRYGYLAVIAAGTVFLLFIQLSYISSSNAAIKGKNLRGVSSSYEELKAPLVEALKNRPFHPESAIYLSAMDQQVFQQMNDDQFLEESFTVVSRALEDEPYNKELLKQLASYYDLKGQSDLAFAVYSDNAYKFNWDIDWYEALISRAQALAAAANIQNDDTKKQEHLTKGLETYNHVLEGIEHLKTLPPEQLQGRPFSVTPTIALNAGKLQQLAGDNEASAAALKLGFNDSYADIIGSTILWDTNWYNSLISRSYELAQQSFAAQDATGKALHLNIGLAAYSQVSVDLQAQLQAAPAALTLNAGRIQLMAGQLPAATSTLQSGLTADYRDATNREIARWYLAALQKSGTATDQAVYDKLIAADPAEAAQIEQIANTQF, from the coding sequence TTGCTTAGCGGTTTACTGCTTCTGGTATGGATAGGCCTGTACTTTAATAAATTCAAGCTGGAGGATCAGCGTGACCTGCTGGCGGTCGTTTCACTGTTGCTACCTGTAACCTATGCACTGTCGCTCTTTGTCGCCGCTTCGCATTATATGGCGATGAATCTGCTGTTCATACAGAGTATGTATGTTGCAATATTCATTATAGCGTTATATCTCTTGAAGCAAAAGCAACTAAATGTTGTCATTCAAAACGCAGTGCTTGCTGTTGCTTACTTTATCGTAGGCTTTGGACTTCTTAATTGGCTAGGTGGCTCGCGATTGGCCGGCAGTTTGGTAGGGTGGTTCTCGAACACCGTACGGGATGGTATATACTTGGATGCCGTTATGACCGACTCCAACGGTCTGCGGCTGACTTCTATTTTCCAGTATGCAAATACATATGCTGCCTTCCTGATGGCCTTTCTGTTTGTTGCAGTATTTGCTCTTATTCGCTCCAAAAAGTGGTATGGTACGCTGACTCACGGATTTATGCTGGTGCCGATCATCGTCTCGCTGCTGCTGACGTTATCCCGCGGGGGGCTCGTTATGCTGCCTGTGGTATTCATCCTGCTGCTCCTGTTTCTGAAACCTGCACAGCAGATTCTTTGGATTCTTCACCTGGCTGTTTCGGGTATCGCATCGCTTGTAGTTACAAGCCCGCTGACGAATTTGGGAATCGAATTAAATGCTGCATTCACCTCTCCCGCTGCTATCAAGGGCTGGACTTACCTTCTGGGAGCGTCACTGGTAGTTGCCGGACTCGGATGGGTTATTCAGCGTTTTGTAGCCCCATGGCTTCACGAAAAACTCGGAAGCTGGGAATCCCTCAAACTCTCGGGTCTCTGGCTGCCAATTGGTTCAACTGTGCTTGTAGGTATAGTAGCTTTCCTATTGATTGGGACAGGCGTCCGTAACATTCTGCCTGCGAATATGGCAACCCGCCTGGAGAACATTAACTTCCAGCAGCACAGTGTTCTAGAGCGTTTTACATTCTATAAGGATGCTTTGAAGGTGGTTAAGGATCACCCTATCCTTGGTGCAGGTGGTGGTGGCTGGGCTTCGCTTTATGAGCAATACCAGAACAATCCCTACACTAGCCGCCAGGCTCACAACTTCTTCCTGCAGTATTTAATTGAAGTTGGTATTCTCGGATTCATAGTATTTATGAGCTTTATTGGTTATATCTTCTATAAATATATCCGGGGCTACATCAAACGTGAGAAGGATGAGTTCGATAACGGATTCTTTTATCTGATCATCGCTCTTTCAATTCTTGTACACAGTTTGCTGGACTTTAACTTGAGTTACGCATTTATGGGTATCCTTGTCTTTCTCGGTCTCGCCGGAATGGTTGCGGTTATGGACAGTAAGCCGCTGCAAATGAAATGGAATAAATCTGCTTTCAGATACGGTTATCTGGCGGTAATAGCCGCAGGTACTGTATTCCTGCTGTTCATTCAGTTAAGCTATATCAGCTCCAGCAATGCCGCTATTAAAGGCAAAAATCTTAGAGGTGTAAGCAGTTCCTATGAGGAACTCAAGGCACCACTCGTCGAAGCGCTAAAGAACCGCCCGTTTCATCCGGAATCCGCTATCTATCTTTCTGCCATGGACCAGCAGGTATTCCAGCAAATGAACGACGATCAGTTTTTGGAGGAATCGTTCACTGTTGTGTCCCGTGCGCTTGAGGACGAGCCCTACAATAAAGAACTTCTGAAACAACTGGCAAGCTACTACGATCTAAAAGGCCAAAGTGATCTTGCCTTCGCCGTATACAGTGACAATGCCTATAAATTCAATTGGGATATTGATTGGTATGAAGCGCTCATCAGCCGTGCTCAAGCGCTCGCAGCTGCAGCAAATATTCAAAATGATGATACTAAAAAACAGGAACACCTCACTAAAGGCTTGGAAACTTATAATCATGTGCTTGAGGGGATTGAGCACTTGAAGACTCTGCCGCCTGAACAGCTGCAAGGCCGCCCGTTCTCAGTGACACCAACGATCGCCCTGAATGCAGGCAAGCTCCAGCAGCTTGCAGGTGATAACGAAGCCTCAGCAGCAGCTTTGAAGCTGGGCTTTAATGATAGTTACGCAGATATTATCGGCAGTACAATACTCTGGGATACGAACTGGTACAATTCGCTGATTAGCCGCTCATATGAGCTGGCTCAGCAGTCATTTGCCGCGCAAGATGCTACGGGCAAAGCTCTTCATCTGAACATCGGTCTTGCGGCATATAGTCAAGTGTCAGTCGATTTGCAGGCACAATTGCAAGCAGCACCTGCGGCTCTTACACTTAACGCCGGCAGAATCCAGCTCATGGCCGGTCAACTTCCGGCAGCAACTTCTACCTTACAGTCTGGTCTGACTGCAGATTACAGAGATGCGACCAACCGCGAGATTGCCCGCTGGTATCTGGCAGCCCTTCAGAAGAGTGGTACCGCCACGGATCAGGCCGTGTATGACAAGCTGATTGCAGCAGACCCTGCGGAAGCTGCACAAATTGAGCAAATTGCAAATACGCAGTTCTAG
- the galU gene encoding UTP--glucose-1-phosphate uridylyltransferase GalU — MKIRKAIIPAAGLGTRFLPATKAMPKEMLPIVDKPTIQYIVEEAVASGIEDIIIVTGKGKRAIEDHFDNSFELEFNLAEKQKWELLESVRKSSEMADIHYIRQKEPRGLGHAIWCARKFIGDEPFAVLLGDDIVEADKPCLKQMIEVYEQYKSSIVGVQPVPWEEVSRYGLVDGTSLADRVYKANRLVEKPKREDAPSNLAILGRYILTPRIFDMLGEQQVGVGGEIQLTDAIARLSEVERIIAYDFEGRRHDVGEKMGFIQTTIHYALQHEELKEGLLDYLKEIISSEAEKAGK, encoded by the coding sequence ATGAAGATCCGTAAAGCGATTATTCCCGCGGCCGGGCTCGGTACCCGCTTTTTGCCCGCAACCAAAGCCATGCCTAAAGAGATGCTGCCGATTGTAGATAAGCCGACGATTCAATATATTGTCGAAGAAGCAGTAGCCTCCGGAATTGAAGATATTATCATCGTCACTGGTAAAGGCAAGCGCGCTATTGAAGACCATTTTGACAACTCGTTTGAACTGGAGTTTAACCTGGCCGAGAAACAGAAGTGGGAGCTGCTCGAGTCTGTACGCAAATCCTCCGAAATGGCCGACATCCATTATATCCGCCAGAAAGAACCGCGCGGCCTGGGTCATGCCATCTGGTGCGCCCGCAAATTTATCGGGGATGAGCCATTCGCCGTACTGCTGGGTGACGATATCGTTGAAGCGGACAAGCCGTGCCTCAAACAGATGATTGAGGTATATGAACAATATAAATCCTCCATTGTAGGAGTACAGCCTGTACCTTGGGAAGAAGTATCCCGCTACGGGCTAGTAGACGGCACTTCACTGGCAGACCGGGTGTACAAGGCTAACCGGCTGGTTGAGAAGCCAAAGCGCGAAGATGCTCCTTCCAACCTTGCTATCCTTGGCCGCTATATTCTAACTCCGCGTATCTTCGATATGCTTGGCGAGCAGCAGGTCGGAGTGGGCGGAGAAATCCAGCTTACGGATGCCATTGCACGTCTTAGTGAAGTGGAACGCATTATTGCCTATGATTTTGAAGGCAGACGTCATGATGTCGGTGAGAAAATGGGCTTTATTCAAACCACCATTCACTACGCACTTCAGCATGAAGAGTTGAAGGAAGGGCTGCTGGATTATCTGAAGGAGATTATCAGCAGCGAGGCGGAGAAGGCCGGGAAGTAA
- a CDS encoding U32 family peptidase — MNEQGILREDVELLAPAGDWECMRAAVANGADAVFFGVEKFNARARANNFRMDELAEIMAFLHSYGVKGFLTFNILVFENELADAKELIDACVDAGVDAVIVQDLGLVKMIREISPDFPIHGSTQMTITSPEAVEFTKPWGLERVVLGRENNLKQIKTIGEQARLPMEVFVHGALCVSYSGQCLTSEMWGGRSANRGECAQACRLPYDLMVDGEVKPMGDVTYLLSPKDLAAIDLMPELIEAGVTSFKIEGRLKSPEYVANVVSKYRKAIDRYFDGNWSPTSKEDIRELQQSFSRGFTHGFLEGTNNKKLVDGTFPKSRGVYMGTVEQILRDGVVCRIHAPLKRGDGIVFDAGDPTKKEEGGRVYDLRRKGVKLEGEAGEGWIVDIIPGRNDVDLRRLHVGDRIWKTNDPALDKALRQSYETEKPYRVFPVQVKVEGRVGEQLATWWTDVQKNVTVRVDSELLLEAAQKRPMDAALLEEQFGRLGGTVFQLEAMESQLEGDVIVPMRELNSIRRRAVELLAGERPKPPVYVKRAVEVYGDAARRSAAGSRGEAELTALCRSLPQVQAALEAGVKNIYADFEFIKQFPAAVEAVRTAGASIALATPRIHMPGENGYHANILRLQPDAVLVRNTGALYYYLKRRMEQPDAVHPRLIGDFSLNIANHKAVDLFLEAGLDRVTPSYDLNIQQMVDLLGRSDTSRMEVVIHQHLPMFHTEHCVYCTFMSEGTDYTNCGRPCEDHRASLQDRIGMSHPVRVDEGCRNTVYNAVEQSGAEYLSNFRDLGVSSFRIEFLEETQEQVAEVISLYSRALRGEISGTQVWKSLKATNQLGVTRGQLVNAK; from the coding sequence ATGAACGAGCAAGGAATACTCAGAGAAGACGTGGAGCTGCTGGCTCCGGCCGGTGACTGGGAGTGCATGCGTGCAGCGGTGGCGAACGGGGCGGACGCGGTCTTTTTTGGCGTAGAGAAGTTTAATGCGCGGGCGAGAGCGAATAATTTCCGGATGGACGAGCTGGCGGAGATTATGGCCTTCCTGCACAGCTATGGTGTGAAGGGTTTTCTGACCTTTAATATACTGGTGTTCGAGAACGAATTGGCAGATGCCAAGGAACTGATTGATGCGTGCGTGGATGCAGGTGTAGACGCGGTGATTGTACAGGATCTGGGTCTGGTCAAAATGATCCGCGAAATCTCTCCTGACTTTCCGATTCACGGTTCCACACAAATGACGATTACTTCACCGGAGGCGGTGGAGTTTACAAAGCCTTGGGGGCTGGAGCGCGTAGTGCTGGGACGCGAGAACAACCTGAAGCAGATCAAGACCATTGGAGAACAGGCCCGCCTGCCGATGGAAGTATTCGTGCATGGTGCGTTGTGCGTATCTTACTCAGGTCAATGTCTGACTTCGGAAATGTGGGGCGGACGTTCCGCCAACCGCGGGGAATGTGCGCAGGCCTGCCGCCTGCCGTATGACCTGATGGTCGATGGGGAAGTGAAGCCGATGGGCGATGTCACTTATCTGCTGTCCCCTAAGGATCTGGCGGCAATTGATCTGATGCCTGAGCTGATTGAAGCGGGCGTAACATCCTTCAAAATTGAAGGCCGGCTCAAGAGTCCGGAGTATGTAGCGAATGTGGTTAGCAAGTATCGGAAGGCGATTGACCGGTATTTTGACGGTAATTGGTCGCCTACTTCGAAAGAGGATATCCGCGAGCTGCAGCAGAGCTTCTCCAGAGGATTCACGCACGGCTTCCTGGAAGGCACGAATAACAAAAAGCTGGTCGACGGCACATTCCCTAAAAGCCGCGGCGTGTATATGGGTACAGTAGAGCAGATCCTGCGCGATGGCGTAGTTTGCCGTATTCATGCACCGCTCAAACGTGGGGACGGCATCGTATTTGACGCCGGTGATCCGACCAAAAAGGAAGAGGGCGGACGCGTCTATGATCTGCGCCGCAAAGGCGTGAAGCTGGAAGGCGAAGCCGGAGAAGGCTGGATCGTGGACATCATACCGGGCCGTAATGATGTTGACCTGCGCCGCCTGCATGTCGGCGACCGCATCTGGAAGACGAATGACCCGGCGCTCGACAAGGCGCTGCGCCAGAGCTATGAAACCGAGAAGCCGTACCGCGTCTTCCCGGTTCAGGTGAAGGTGGAAGGCCGCGTCGGCGAGCAGCTGGCCACCTGGTGGACGGACGTTCAGAAGAACGTTACCGTCCGTGTGGATTCGGAGCTGCTGCTGGAAGCGGCGCAGAAGCGCCCGATGGATGCGGCCCTGCTGGAAGAACAATTCGGCCGCCTGGGCGGAACCGTCTTCCAGCTTGAGGCCATGGAGTCGCAGCTGGAAGGCGACGTGATCGTGCCTATGCGCGAGCTGAACAGCATCCGCCGCCGCGCGGTGGAGCTGCTTGCGGGCGAGCGCCCGAAACCGCCCGTGTACGTGAAACGGGCGGTCGAGGTCTACGGCGACGCCGCCCGCAGGAGCGCCGCGGGTTCCCGCGGTGAGGCGGAGCTCACCGCGCTGTGCCGCAGCCTGCCGCAGGTGCAGGCTGCGCTCGAGGCCGGCGTGAAGAACATTTACGCCGACTTCGAGTTTATCAAGCAGTTCCCGGCAGCGGTTGAAGCTGTCCGGACTGCCGGGGCCAGCATCGCACTGGCCACACCGCGCATCCATATGCCGGGCGAGAACGGCTACCATGCCAACATTCTGCGCCTGCAGCCGGATGCCGTGCTGGTACGCAATACAGGCGCGCTGTATTACTACCTGAAGCGCCGGATGGAGCAGCCGGATGCTGTGCATCCGCGCCTGATCGGCGACTTCTCGCTGAACATCGCCAACCACAAGGCGGTGGATCTGTTCCTGGAAGCGGGGCTCGACAGAGTGACGCCTTCGTATGACCTGAACATCCAGCAGATGGTCGATCTCCTGGGCCGCAGCGACACTTCACGTATGGAAGTCGTAATTCATCAGCATCTGCCGATGTTCCATACCGAGCACTGCGTATACTGCACCTTCATGAGTGAAGGTACAGATTATACGAACTGCGGACGTCCTTGTGAAGACCACCGCGCTTCCCTGCAGGACCGGATCGGCATGTCCCATCCCGTCCGTGTCGATGAAGGCTGCCGCAATACGGTCTACAATGCAGTGGAGCAGTCCGGTGCAGAATACCTGAGCAACTTCCGTGATCTGGGAGTATCCTCGTTCCGCATCGAGTTCCTGGAAGAGACACAGGAGCAGGTGGCTGAGGTGATCAGCCTGTACAGCCGTGCCCTGCGCGGAGAAATCTCCGGGACACAGGTGTGGAAGAGCCTGAAGGCGACCAATCAGCTTGGGGTTACACGCGGGCAGCTGGTTAATGCGAAGTAG
- the rfbA gene encoding glucose-1-phosphate thymidylyltransferase RfbA, whose protein sequence is MKGIILAGGSGTRLYPLTMVTSKQLLPVYDKPMIYYPLSTLMLAGIKEILIISTVEDTPRFENLLGDGSQFGISLQYIVQPSPDGLAQAFILGESFIGDDSVAMILGDNIYYGNGMTKILKQAAGKESGATVFGYHVPDPERFGVVEFDEDGKVLSVEEKPEHPKSNYAITGLYFYDNRVVSLAKEVNPSHRGELEITSINEAYLKMGELDVALLGRGFTWLDTGTHQSLVDATNFVRTIEDHQGVKISAPEEIAFINGWITKEHLLECGHKLSKTGYGQYLIKVATGKIQF, encoded by the coding sequence ATGAAGGGCATAATTCTTGCGGGAGGAAGCGGTACACGCCTTTATCCTCTCACAATGGTGACTAGCAAACAATTACTGCCGGTCTATGACAAACCTATGATTTATTATCCTCTGTCCACGCTGATGCTGGCAGGCATTAAAGAGATATTAATAATTTCTACTGTCGAGGATACACCACGCTTTGAAAATTTACTTGGCGACGGCTCACAATTCGGAATATCGCTGCAATATATTGTGCAGCCAAGCCCTGACGGACTGGCACAGGCTTTTATTTTAGGTGAATCATTCATCGGCGATGATTCCGTGGCTATGATTCTTGGCGACAATATTTATTACGGAAATGGAATGACCAAAATCTTAAAACAAGCTGCAGGTAAAGAAAGTGGCGCTACTGTTTTTGGGTACCATGTGCCTGATCCCGAACGGTTTGGTGTTGTGGAATTTGATGAAGATGGCAAAGTTCTTAGCGTCGAAGAAAAGCCCGAGCATCCTAAATCCAATTATGCGATTACTGGTCTTTATTTTTATGATAATCGGGTAGTTTCTTTAGCTAAGGAAGTTAATCCGTCCCACCGAGGCGAACTGGAAATCACTTCAATTAACGAAGCATATCTGAAGATGGGGGAGCTTGATGTTGCCCTGCTCGGCCGCGGTTTCACATGGTTGGATACCGGGACTCATCAAAGTCTAGTCGACGCCACCAACTTTGTAAGAACAATTGAAGATCATCAAGGCGTTAAAATCTCAGCCCCTGAAGAAATTGCTTTTATTAATGGCTGGATTACAAAGGAACATCTGCTTGAATGCGGACATAAACTGAGTAAAACAGGTTACGGACAATACCTTATTAAGGTAGCTACCGGCAAAATCCAATTTTAA
- the rfbC gene encoding dTDP-4-dehydrorhamnose 3,5-epimerase: MNFTKTNLEGVFVIEPAVFGDNRGWFMETYSVAKFKEQNIGYHFVQDNQSYSAVKGTLRGLHFQLNPKAQTKLVRCTRGSIYDVAVDIRQGSPYYGKWFGIELTAENKKQLLIPKGFAHGFMTLTEDVEVQYKCDELYAPECDGGILWNDPDIGIEWPIDVIPILSAKDEKAPLLKDVSLNFVY, translated from the coding sequence ATGAATTTTACCAAAACCAATCTGGAAGGCGTCTTTGTAATTGAGCCCGCAGTCTTTGGAGACAATCGCGGCTGGTTCATGGAAACCTACAGCGTAGCAAAGTTTAAGGAACAAAATATTGGCTACCATTTCGTTCAGGATAACCAATCCTATTCAGCCGTTAAGGGTACCCTGCGCGGACTTCACTTCCAATTGAATCCAAAAGCTCAGACTAAGCTTGTACGATGCACTCGCGGCTCCATTTATGATGTGGCGGTAGATATTCGTCAAGGCAGTCCTTATTACGGTAAATGGTTCGGTATTGAACTAACGGCCGAAAATAAGAAACAATTACTCATTCCTAAGGGCTTCGCCCATGGTTTTATGACGCTGACTGAAGATGTAGAAGTCCAATACAAATGCGATGAGCTATACGCACCGGAATGTGACGGTGGGATTTTGTGGAACGATCCTGACATCGGTATTGAATGGCCAATAGATGTTATCCCCATACTCTCTGCCAAAGATGAGAAGGCCCCTCTTCTTAAAGACGTTTCTCTTAATTTTGTCTATTAG
- a CDS encoding stalk domain-containing protein, producing the protein MSRQNNALPEAVETAERMSTLFKGICVILPLLLLLTILPVQKVNAASGRPLELTLKVGSTAAKVNGKNITIQQPFIKNGTVMVPLGVFKKAFGSTVTLEQNDVVKVMYGPHTGAMVIGSTTAWKDGSKMVLTAPPQMVSGVLMVPLRFVAGVLGARITPGDGGGLVISLVPPENEEEIAESSIDSNVGKTRIGNSYYQWSLNYPSGLVVGDSGGNEAIATFVNTENLYYLEIHASPQQSPVDPEELLDGLVRAAQEGEETILDRTVHPEAKVPYARIVSKDSGGALWEGRQYYADGRLYELYLTDDSAANYKDLDKYASLLNSFQPVFDPADTSIRDLSTVKNGLREGYNEDYGIALHVPADWRMDDQHLLYESGKGSHLLAKVTSAPSGSTLKSWEEELEARIRDSYVSDAYTIRDSVTAEISGEPALVKEIQLGTGDDKSTEYQVLLLKNGYRYYVEYVAAAGQAKDKEKFKEILASIDIDFAAISQNFGRLESDDYTALRSKTVTKSSKTYGYSIKIPRLWTAYQDLFEMQNVDYRFTGGRLQINVNPEGSVEYTAGTLQSYYQNSKKDPDGPLIESVEESVFAGVPATVLTVHQNKGGVPARTQIIVFSKNDLVFTVTVTLNDINATAAQQALIEKTLQSFRLMNKGE; encoded by the coding sequence ATGAGCAGGCAGAATAACGCGTTGCCAGAGGCGGTGGAAACTGCTGAACGGATGAGTACACTTTTCAAGGGAATCTGTGTCATTCTGCCTCTTTTGCTGCTCTTAACAATTCTTCCGGTTCAAAAGGTTAATGCGGCATCCGGACGCCCGCTAGAGCTGACCCTAAAGGTCGGCAGCACCGCAGCAAAGGTAAATGGCAAGAACATTACGATTCAGCAGCCTTTTATTAAAAATGGAACGGTTATGGTACCGCTTGGCGTGTTCAAAAAGGCCTTCGGCAGCACGGTGACCCTGGAGCAAAACGATGTAGTCAAAGTGATGTACGGTCCGCATACCGGGGCGATGGTCATCGGCAGCACCACAGCGTGGAAAGACGGCAGTAAAATGGTGCTAACCGCACCGCCGCAAATGGTTTCCGGAGTGCTGATGGTGCCGCTGCGTTTTGTGGCTGGGGTGCTGGGAGCGCGGATCACTCCCGGTGATGGAGGCGGGCTGGTAATTTCGCTTGTCCCTCCGGAGAATGAGGAAGAGATAGCAGAAAGCAGCATCGACAGTAATGTAGGCAAAACCCGGATCGGCAACAGCTATTATCAGTGGAGCCTGAATTATCCGTCGGGACTGGTCGTGGGTGACAGCGGCGGGAATGAGGCCATTGCCACTTTTGTAAATACGGAAAATTTATATTATCTCGAAATCCATGCTTCACCGCAGCAATCACCTGTGGATCCGGAAGAGCTGCTTGACGGGCTTGTCCGTGCGGCACAGGAAGGCGAGGAGACGATACTGGACCGGACGGTGCATCCTGAGGCCAAGGTTCCCTATGCACGCATTGTCAGTAAGGATTCCGGAGGTGCTCTATGGGAAGGGCGGCAGTATTATGCGGACGGAAGGTTGTATGAGCTGTATCTGACCGATGACAGCGCGGCTAACTACAAGGATCTCGATAAGTATGCTTCACTGCTGAATTCGTTCCAGCCTGTTTTCGACCCTGCCGACACGAGCATCCGTGATCTCTCCACTGTAAAGAATGGGCTGCGTGAAGGCTATAATGAGGATTATGGCATTGCGCTGCACGTTCCTGCGGACTGGCGGATGGATGACCAGCATTTATTGTATGAGAGCGGAAAAGGCAGCCATCTATTGGCTAAAGTAACCTCGGCACCATCGGGATCCACGCTAAAAAGCTGGGAAGAGGAGCTGGAAGCAAGAATCCGTGACAGCTATGTGAGTGATGCCTATACCATCCGGGACAGCGTTACTGCAGAAATTTCCGGTGAACCGGCATTGGTAAAAGAAATACAGCTTGGTACAGGCGATGACAAAAGTACGGAATACCAGGTTTTATTGCTGAAAAACGGCTACCGCTATTATGTGGAGTATGTGGCAGCGGCTGGCCAGGCGAAGGATAAGGAGAAATTCAAGGAGATTTTGGCCTCTATCGACATTGATTTTGCAGCGATCAGCCAAAACTTCGGCAGACTGGAGAGTGATGACTATACGGCACTGCGCTCCAAGACCGTTACCAAAAGCTCAAAAACCTACGGATACAGTATCAAAATCCCGCGGCTGTGGACAGCCTATCAGGATCTTTTTGAAATGCAGAATGTGGATTACCGCTTTACCGGCGGGCGGCTGCAGATCAATGTGAACCCGGAAGGTTCGGTGGAATATACGGCAGGCACGCTCCAAAGCTACTATCAAAACAGCAAAAAAGATCCTGACGGCCCGTTAATCGAGTCGGTTGAAGAGTCAGTTTTTGCCGGCGTTCCGGCCACGGTTCTCACCGTTCATCAGAACAAGGGTGGGGTTCCAGCCCGCACGCAAATCATTGTTTTCAGTAAAAATGATCTCGTATTCACAGTGACTGTCACGCTGAACGATATTAATGCTACTGCAGCGCAGCAGGCGTTGATTGAAAAGACGCTTCAGTCGTTTCGGTTAATGAATAAAGGAGAATGA
- a CDS encoding trypsin-like peptidase domain-containing protein, which translates to MKKSLGLLLCGMLLSGAGGDPLFAQGADMQPGGRMASNVYSVAAAADLVPKVVKDVSPSVVGIIGKYSGERSSGPDDRYNLTHGSGFVVKANGWIVTNAHVLEGLQNAVAVTSDGKSYRITDTYVDAFSDLALVKINAKGLKPVKFAKSGADIQVGEKVIAIGTPISFSLRNSATVGVVSGLNRSVDAAYRLIQSDTAINPGNSGGPLVNMKGEVLGVNSLKFAAVDVENMGFSIPADTVQYIMNQLLKYGEVKRPSLGLELEESWSAIVGLPAQDPLTVTKVISAEARKAGILEGDVLYSINGRRVTSLVDINELFLSYTPGKTVQLLMQSDGDIVSRKLVLGQGDPLMDMEDDEAGGGADEQAE; encoded by the coding sequence ATCAAGAAGAGCCTTGGGCTGCTGTTGTGCGGAATGCTGTTGTCCGGGGCAGGGGGAGATCCCCTTTTTGCGCAGGGGGCAGATATGCAACCGGGAGGGCGGATGGCCTCAAATGTGTACAGCGTGGCAGCGGCAGCAGATCTCGTACCTAAAGTGGTAAAAGATGTCTCTCCATCGGTAGTGGGCATCATCGGCAAGTACAGCGGAGAACGGAGCAGCGGACCGGATGACCGGTACAACCTGACGCACGGATCCGGCTTTGTCGTCAAGGCAAACGGCTGGATTGTCACCAATGCGCATGTGCTGGAGGGGCTGCAGAATGCTGTAGCAGTGACCTCAGACGGTAAGTCTTACCGGATCACCGATACTTATGTAGATGCATTCAGCGACCTGGCGCTGGTCAAAATCAATGCCAAAGGGCTGAAGCCGGTGAAGTTCGCCAAGTCGGGTGCCGATATTCAGGTGGGGGAAAAGGTGATCGCGATCGGGACGCCGATCTCTTTCTCGCTGCGTAACTCAGCTACAGTGGGCGTGGTCAGCGGACTTAACCGCAGTGTGGATGCAGCCTACCGGCTGATCCAGAGCGATACGGCGATCAATCCCGGCAACAGCGGCGGGCCGCTTGTCAATATGAAAGGTGAAGTGCTGGGGGTGAACAGCCTCAAATTCGCCGCCGTAGATGTGGAGAATATGGGCTTTTCCATTCCGGCAGATACCGTCCAGTACATAATGAATCAGCTTTTAAAATATGGTGAAGTGAAACGGCCAAGCCTTGGCCTGGAGCTGGAGGAGAGCTGGTCCGCAATTGTCGGACTGCCTGCACAGGACCCTTTAACCGTCACCAAAGTAATTTCGGCAGAAGCGCGCAAAGCGGGAATCCTTGAGGGGGATGTGCTGTATTCGATCAATGGCCGCCGGGTCACCTCGCTTGTCGATATCAATGAGCTGTTCCTCAGCTACACCCCGGGTAAAACAGTGCAGCTGCTTATGCAGAGCGACGGGGATATCGTGTCCCGCAAGCTGGTGCTTGGACAAGGTGATCCTCTAATGGATATGGAAGACGATGAAGCGGGAGGTGGCGCAGATGAGCAGGCAGAATAA